The Vanacampus margaritifer isolate UIUO_Vmar chromosome 16, RoL_Vmar_1.0, whole genome shotgun sequence genome includes the window aaacttcctcttcctcctcctgctgctgcttttcATGCTCCACCCATGCACATTCACACAAAACATGTACAGACACACTGAGCGCAAGTCAACGCAGCCAGTGTGATCGAACAGGACTGATGACTGGTGAGTAGTTTTCATTCTGTACATGTGTGTCCGAATACATATTTTCATAACAGCAAACGGGAACAACGCTAACTTGAGGCAAGCAATGACAGAGAATGGAAATAATAACTGCTATTATTTATGACCCAATATTGCAACATTAGTACATGATTGCATTATTGATTGTGATTTAAACACAAGGCATAAACAGGTACTACagtaaaagggggggggggggtatgaatCAACTGTGTcagaacaaaataacaaaatgatcTGATTGGAACACATTTAGAATAAAGTGCTGCAATAATACTGATGATCAGTATAGCATTGTAATCTTTTAGTTGAATATTTTggatttattatcattatcattatatcCGTTATGTTTGGATGGTGGCCTGATTTTGACAATCATATTCATTGTGGATGCTGTTGCTACTGGTTGGATGAAGACTAGCAGTGGACAAACCCTTCCTGCTTCactttcaacacacacacacacacacacacacgcacacacgcacacacgcacacacacacacacacacacacacacacacacacacactagttcCTCTATTGTCAGAGTGTCTATGAGAGGCACAATTGTTAGCTAGATGACATCCTGTAAACTTGGACTTCAGTTGGAATATGAAATCAGCAGAAAGACGGCTTCAGCTATTCTGGATGCATCCATCTATTGCGCAGCATTGCTATACGGTGTACATCAACTAAAGCAAGCTAGTTTTCTTAGCTAGCGAGTCAGGGTCTAATCCTGCTATCATTGCTAGCTACTTATCTGTTTTTAGCCAACTAGTTTACATACATGATTGATCTAAATTAGCTTACGTACTTAGCTTATCAATTTTAGCAAGCTAGTTTTTGAATTACATGAATGGATCAGAGATAGCTACTTAGCTTAGTTTACTTATATGAATAAGTCTTCACTAGGGACTTACTGATTGGAGTAAACTAGTTTACGTATAATATCAATCTGTCTTGGCTAGCTATTTTAGCTTGCTAGTTTTCTTATGCTGTAATACCGATCTTGTCGATCTGCTTGGCTCATCTATTTTAGTAAGATACTTTACTTAAAGATTCCAACGATCTTATTTATCCACTTACATGATCTATTTTGTAAGTTAATCGCCTTGCAATATCACTATATGTATCTCGTTATTGTAGCTTTTTTGATCTGtcatggcagaaaaaaaaagctattcgTCTTTAGCATAATGCTAATGGTATTCTTAAAATGTGTAGGCTGTACATTTGTTGTTGTCCAATAGCCAGCTCTTGCTTATCTAAttcagcggccattttgtagtgGGAATTTCCTCGCCTGTCGAGTTTGGGATTTCCGCCTATTTGCAAGAGCCCCAAAAATGAGATGACATAGCTGCAAAAATGTCAACGTTGCACCAATATTAGACATTTTCCCATGGAGTGTTTGTCGGAGGGATGAGGCAGTTCCTCAACAGGTCAGCAGACACAAAACCAGCGAGAAGTAAAAATAGAGAGCTCAGCTGACCAGATGGAAGTGTAACATTTCTTCTTACttccttataaaaaaaattttttttttacacattttggtACGGTCCCAAAATagctaaatattattataatacaaaatatttgttgatCAATTAACTGTAAGTAACTAATGTAACTATAATTTACAAGTGTGAAAGCTGAGAGCTCACTTATCACTATCATGACTTTGCACCAGTTGCGTTTTGACACAACGAAATTGTTAATGAGTCACCCGGAGCCGCTGCACTTGACTGATATTTGTCCTTCTTCCTCCTTTTCCCCCCTGCTCGCAACACTTCCCCTTTCTTGCGCTCAATCATTTCTTCTGTCGGGGCCAGTTTACAGCTTCATCTGCTATGACGTTGTCGGGTTAGGAAACAACCTTCGCATATTTTACTTTAGCAAGAAACGTTTTTCCTATCGGGCcatcttgaaaaaaatctgatgaaaCCATTGATTATCTTTTTGTCGTCGTCCTGAAGACGACGAGCGGAATGTTTTCAGGTTTTTTATTAGCGAGAAAACAAATTTCACAAAGCGCCTGGTCTTCATTTCAACACGAAAGCTTCCTTTTGTCAGTTTAACGTTTGAAGTTTCAACATGACaacatttcaacacatttttttttcactcgcaTCGACATCTCTTGACAGCAAAATGAgcgtgccctgtgattggctggcgaccagtctagagTGTACCgcgccaaagtcagctgggataagctgCGACCTCAAAACTGGCTAAATAATAGTCAATGtggtttttgtgtttttctttttggcacGATTCCCCGATCTAGTCTAGTCCACTAAAAAACTGCCGCATtccaacatttttgggggaagagTAAGACTATGACTTAGAGAGTGGGTGGGAGGGCATCCTGGCAGCCTCCCTCCCAAATCAAGCTACTCCGGCTGGGAAATGGAGGCCAAATTTTGTGtgagcaaaagaaaaatgtggatACCGAAAAACCAAACAGTTTGAAGTTTGTGGAAGGAGCGCGCTGAGCCGACCTCCACCCAAAGTGAGATGAGGGTGGGGCGACATCCCGGGAGTCTGGGCTGAGCTGCATTCTCACAGTTTGTATTTCATTCTTTGGCGCCACGTCCACTGGAATAATAAGATCACTTTTTCTAACGGCATGCAGCTCGATGCGAATTCCAAAGCCACGCGGGCCTCCAATTGAGTTACGAGCCCAGGTCTGGGTTGAAATGACACATGAATGTCACTCAAACCGACGGAATATCATTTCATCAAGTTGACTTGTCGGGATTAGTCAACATTTACAGTCCTGACTTGAAATAAGAGTTTcatttagggctgggtatccATTCTAATTTCCTGAATCCATTCGATTTCTATTCGCAAGAGTTCAGTGTgattcaattttgattcacttcaattcaatccgatatcgATTTATGATGGCACATCAAttgttcttaaatgtcaaggacatgagaAAAACTCCAGATAAATTTTGCGGAGGtagtaactggtcaaatgatttagttgattaatgaaagtaacacattataatcacttaaatgttacacaaaatggacatcagcaaggatgagatgaaaatattttcataattctaattcaatatttgtaaatattaattaaaaatattctgaattgttttaaagtgcaataagtcaggtgtttcattaatgtaagaaaatacttttgaatTCACGTAAATGTCAGTAAACAATAagatacccccaaaaaattagctgttaaaattcaattttcttagTAATTTATTGGAAagagatatataaaataatcaattaattattctaatttgttttaaaccaatttcattcattacgtgataattacttttttgttttcataatgaCTCATTTCAGCCTTTTAGCCTTATGCTAAGgaagttagcattttaagatgacaaatgCAGTACTGACGCAAACAAACCCTCGACTTTTCTCTTCTCAGAAGCAAGACGATGGGACGAACTGTAACGAGTCTCTGAACAATTCATTGAATCCAGTCTGGTGGAAAGGTCAACgtagttttaacattttgactatatatttttttttttaaatgatggcgGGTGTGGGTGCCAATTACGCTACACTCACTGATGTGAACATGTTGCAGGTAGGTGCGATCATGCAGACAATCAAGTGCGTGGTGGTGGGCGACGGCGCCGTGGGGAAGACCTGCCTCCTCATCTCCTACACCACCGGCGCGTTTCCCAAAGAGTACATCCCCACCGTCTTTGACAACTACAGCAGTCAGGTGCGCATGCGCAGCAGCAGCACAAGTGCCACTCATCTGCGTTTGTGTCTGCCTGACTGCACTATACTGCCTCCCACTGGCCAACAAAGGCACTCCAGGAGCGAGAGTTATTGTAACATGAAATCATGATGCCATTCTGCTTGAATGCtagtattctgtttttataaagtacaatattatatatatatatatatatataaattgggGAATGGGCTAGAACGAATTGACCTTAATTACTGAACTTACTAGTGCTCGTGGTGCGTTCAGGTGACAGTGGACAGCAGGATCATCAGCTTGAACCTGTGGGACACGGCAGGCCAGGAGGAGTACGACCGCCTGAGGACGCTTTCCTACCCGCAGACCAACGTCTTCATCATCTGCTTCTCCATCTCAAGCCCCGCCTCCTACGAGAACATCAAACACAAATGGCACCCTGAGGTGGGAAGACCCACGTCTTTGTTTTGGTGAGCGTTTGCTTACACTGGCTCGCCCGTCAGGTGTCACACCACTGCCCCGGCGTCCCCATCCTCCTGGTGGGCACCAAGAGCGACCTCCGAAACGACGCCGACACCCAGAGGAAGCTGAAGGAGCAGAACCAGGCGCCCGTCACTCACCACCAGGGCGCCGCGCTCGCACGCCAGATCCAAGCCGTGCGCTACCTGGAGTGTTCGGCGCTCAACCAGGACGGCATCAAGGACGTGTTCACGGAGGCCGTCAGGGCCTACCTTAACCCGGAGCCCGTCGTCACCAAGAAGCCTTGCGTGCTGCTctaagaacaacaacaaaaaacaaaaaaacagggcTCATTTGTGCTTCAGAGACTTGATGTTagcttttcaaaatgtgattttgatttttttttttttaatggcgacgaggcactctctctctctctctgtctctgtctctctcgctATATATAAGTCATTtgaaacacattaaaataatacaaatagataacaaccccccccccccccctcccgctaaactaacaaacttatCACCTCACAATAtacatgaaaaatgtgcaaCGTAAAATGAAGCCCATAGCTTCTAATTTCTTCAGCCAAAATGAGGCCTTTGGGAACACTTCCTCTTTTCTCTCCTTTTAAATTTAGTGAACACAACATTGTACTGCCACAGCGCCACCTAGTAACCAAGATAGGAATTACATCCCAAAACAAAGTACATCACGTTATAATTcagcaaaaatacacaaacaaaaatagcaGGTATTGAATCGTGACATTGGCCTAGTGGTtaacacatctgcctcacagttctgagattTGCGGTCAAATCTCATCTCTggtcttcctgtgtggagtttgtctATCCTCTCTAGAtccctcccacattcccaaaataTGCATGGTATGTTTGTAGAAGACTTTTAAGTGTGATTTGTctttatgtgccctgtgattggttaGTGACTAGTCCAGGCTGCACGCCACTTCTCGGCTTTAGTCAGCTGGAATAGTCCTCAGATCCCTCTCgataattttataattaaattgttttaatataaGAATATGGCAAAAGTGACTTTAATGGTGAAAAATGACAAAGAAGAAGATTTCCTGCTGAGGCACTTGGGGAGGAGGAGTCGACTGGCGATGGCGTGAATTCTCCTCCGTTTCCGGATGTGGCCTTTTCCTTCGCGGCGACTCCTCAGAAGCAGGAAACTGCTTCCTTTTCCTGACTGCAAACTATTTTCCCTTTTGCTCAAGCTGTCATCAAACTTTAGGAGGAACCTAGCGCCTTTCATGCCGTTTGGAAACTAAAAACACTgctcttaaaaaagaaaaaagacccaAAATGCCATGATACaacataataaacatttatttgatcatCACACAGGGTGTCAACAAAGTCTCTttcaggtttaaaaaataaataacaaaagatTAGATCTGGTGAATTAACACCTTTGGCAAAAAGGCACAAGGTATTGTGGTATATTGCAGCAACATTGATACACAAACTCCACAAGGCAGCCACTGTAAAGTGGAAAGACACTTAATGGACAAGCTGTATTCTATCTTCGTATAACTttataaaaactgaaataacGCTTGACAGGAAAAAGTTCCCACAAAACAGACTTAGTGTGTACGGCGTACTCGAGCTGATCAACACATTgcgtagtaccaagactgacctgtgagtgGCAGCAGCACAGGACATCACATACGTTTTTTCAAGAAGAAATAAATTGCTTCTATAATGAAACCTTTTCATTTGAGTAATAAATGTAGTACATACCCTTGATTTTTGGTTTGTCCAATTCACAATGTGACTGTACTGTTACATGCCTGAGGCATTAGATGGCAGCGTGAGCTAAACAATGCAGTCCTGAACCACTAAAGTCATAGATAAAGAAAAAGACTATTTGGATGGCTGAATTTGAGTAACCTGTCATAAAAGATTTCCGGTtaccaaaattgattttaattgtGAGAATAACCACTACATTGAATTTCCATGTTGTATTTGATCCTTTATGGATATTTGCACAGTCAcaacacattcattttcaaagtaaacTATACAGTACTTGGAAAATATAATGAATGCTAGTGGGGGGAAAtgacatttgaaattcaaaacaaatagTTTTTACCAATATCAGGATACCACATCAGCTACATTTCCATAGAGCttgtgatgcaaaaaaaataaaaatgtgtgtaccTGTCTGTGTCTGGTCTGCTGCTAACTTTCACCTTCAAAACTCTGTCATTGTCTTCTTCCTTAGCAACCCAAACATCCATAAAAATTGCGTGTAGCTATGATTTGCTTTTTTTACAGTCTTCATTTTCTCCCCTGCGTCGTCCAGATCTTGCACCCTGCGTGTCCCTCGTCTCTCCATCCTGTTCTTGCCCACTTAGCATTCTCTGTATGCAGCTACCTCCCTCTTGAACATACATTCAAACGTTGTGTAAGGAAGTAGTTCCAAACTTTTCAAAACACAAGCACCATTTCTGAGGCGAATACATCAAATGTTGTCCTACACCATAAACTGTCCATGTGCACTATTCAATACAAGTAATCTAAAAGATGCTGATGGTCTCCATGACTACCTGATCATGTTCTCACCTGTTTCATCTTGCTTTCTCCCTTTTTCCTCTCTGTCTAGCCTCAAAGGGTTGCCAACCGTCCCTTGAAAACGGAATcgtaaaaattgtaaataaacctaagagtataaaagcaaaatgtattgaataaataataaaatagattgaataaatacacaaatgaattgcctgagatgtgacaaatattgtcagtttagattgctaaTGTGGTCCTTTTATCATTAAGACAATTTTTgtcttcccatgggctcaccaccggtggaaggggccaaaggggtcgggtgcgcagtgagttgggtggcagccaaaggcgggggccttggcggtctgacccccggctactgaagctagctctggggacatggaatgtcacctctctgacagggaaggagctcgagctggtgtgcgaggctgagaagttccgactagatatagtcggactcgcctccacacacggcttgggttctggtaccaatcctctcgagaggggctggaccctcttccactctggacttgcccacggtgagaggcgcagagcaggtgtgggcatactcattgccccccagctagccgcctgtacgttggggtttaccacggtgaatgagagggtagcctccctccgccttcgggtggggggacgggtcatgactgttgtttgtgcttatgcaccgaacagcagctcagagtacccaccctttctggagtccttggagggtgtgctggagtagcgcaccccctggagactccctcgttctactgggggacttcaacgctcacgtgggtaatgacagtgagacctggaggggcgtgattgggaggaatggcccccccgatcgaaacccgagtggtgttttgttattggacttctgtgctcgccacggactgtccataacgaacaccatgttcaagcacaagagtgtccatatgtgcacctggcaccaggacaccctaggccgtagttcgatgatcgactttgtagtcgtgtcatcggacttgcggccgtatgtgttggacactcgggttaagagaggggcggagctgtcaactgatcaccacctggtggtgtgttggctccgatggcggggtaagatgccggtccgaccaggcaggcccaaacgtactgtgagggtctgctgggaacgtctggcagaatcccctgtcagaaagagtttcaacgcccatctccggcagagcttctccattgtcccgggggaggcgggggacattgagtccgagtggaccatgttccgcgcttcaattgttgaggcggccgatcggagctgtggccgtaaggtggttggtgcctgtcgtggcggcaatcctcgaacccgctggtggacaccagcggtaagggatgccgtcaagctgaagaaggagtcctatcgggcctttttggcctgtgggactccggaggctgctgacgggtaccggctggccaagcggaatgcggctttggcggtcgctgaggcaaaaactcgggcatgggaggagttcggtgaggccatggaaaaacgacttccggacggcttcgaggaaattctggtccaccatccggcgtctcaggagaggaaagcagtgcaccgttaacactgtgtatagtggagacggagtgctgttgacctcaactcgggacgtcgtgaaccggtggggagagtacttcgaagacctcctcaattccaccaacacgccttcctttgaggaagcagggtctggggactctgaggtgggctcccctatctctggggtcgaagtcgccgaggtggttggaaagcttctcggtggcagggcctcgggggtggatgagatccgcccggagttcctgaaggctctggatgttgtggggctgtcgtggttgacacgtctctgcagcatcgcgtggacatcggggacggtgcctctggattggcagaccggggtggtggttcccctttttaagaagggggaccggagggtgtgttccaactttagagggatcacactcctcagcctcccaggtaaggtctattcaggggtgctggagaggagggtccgtcgggaggtcgaatctcggatccaggaggagcagtgtggttttcgtcccggccgtggaacagtggaccagctctacaccctcagcagggtcctcgagagtgcgtgggaattcgcccaaccagtccacatgtgctttgtggacttggagaaggcgtttgaccgtgtacctcggggagttctgtggggggtgcttcgggagtatgggttaccgagccccctgatacgggccattcggtccctgtacgaccgatgtcagagtctggtccgcattgccggcagtaagtcgaatttgtttccggtgagggttggaatccgccaaggttgccctttgtcaccgattctgttcataacttttatggacagaatttctaggcgtagccgaggcgttgagggggtccggtttggtggcctcagcattgcatctctgctttttgcagatgatgtggtgctgttggcttcttcaagccgtgacctccagctctcactggagcggttcgcagccgagtgtgaagcggttgggatgaggatcagcacctccaaatccgagaccatggtcctcagtcggaaaagggtggagtgccctctccgggtcggggaggaggtcctgccccaagtggaggagttcaagtatcttggagtcttgttcacgagtgagggtaggttagagcgggagatcgacaggcggatcggtgcagcgtctgcagtgatgcggacgctgtatcggtccgttgtggtgaagaaagagctgagccgaaaggcaaagctctcgatttaccggtcgatctacgttcctaccctcacctatggtaacgagctgtgggtcgtgaccgaaagaataagatcccggatacaagcggccgaaatgagtttcctccgcagggtagccgggctctcccttagagatagggtgagaagctcggtcatccgagagggactcagcgccgagtcgctgctcctccacgttgagaggaaccagttgaggtggctcgggcatctggttcggatgcctcctggacgcctccctggggaggtgttccgggcatgtcctaccggcagcaggccccggggacgacccaggacacgctggagagactatgtctctcggctgtcctgggaacgccttggggtcccgtcggatgagctggctgaagtggctggggagagggaagtctgggcttccctgctaaagctgctgcccccgcgacccgacctcggataagcggaagaagacggacggacggacaattTTTGTGATGTGTTGTGACTTGCGAACTGctcaaaaagaaaccaaaccgaAGTGAACACTTCTGAATCGCGCGTTTCGTTAGCGCTGATGTACTGACGTCATCGGCAACCTCGACGGCGCTtcaatctattttttaaatttatttcttAAATCTTCAATTATCctgttttatattcttaggtttatctACGTTTGGACAATTTCAgtcaatacattttgttatttaaatgacatattttaatgttttcttttcaaggTTTTGACGTCAGCTGGATTTCTTTTCCAactaactttattgaacaattgtaaatGGACATTCTCCAGCCAATTCTTTAACCCTCTGATCAAGGTTAATATGGAAATGCACAATGGATGTCAGCATTGTATGGAAAACCTATAATATTTTTTGGCGTGTTATAAACAAGTAAAATTGATTGCGAAGTCGGCTACGTTAAAATAGATATTACATAAACGTAATCTTTGATCAATTATAGATACATTGCCAAGTTAAACAAGTTAAAACAggtatgtataattttttactgtacatgcagTTGATATACGacttaatatacagtaaaaatgtaTACGTAATTGCTGCAGAGTAGCCCATGTCTATTACACTGTAAGCATAGTTTAAGCTATAACTCAGCTAACTGTGCTCTAAAGCCGACTGATCAGAACACTGTATGATGAAGATAAAatataaatgggaaaaataatcTCCACATGTGACATTAAGATGAACATAAATTACAGGATGAATGTTCTGCTTATtacatattgttttatattcatgTGTACACTTTTAAGTTATGAAGGAACGGTTTCTCTgagagatttattttgataagtTAATTTTGTTAGTTTATATTAAAGTACATTTCTGAATAATAACTTTTCCATGGGTTAATATCATTCAAACATATGCATCCtgttcaacaaaaaatatttcacctACAAAACTCACACAAGGTTGAAGGCAAAAGGGTCGGCCTTCCTTGTCCATGAGGtgtcccttatttatttttcagggagTTGGCAACCCTAAGCCTCATCTTCCCCTCTTTGCGCTGTCAGCCAAAAAATGACAGTCATGCAACTACACAACAAAGGCAAAGTCATCATCTGTGGAAAAGTCGTCATTTGCAAACAGTGTTTCAGCTGTCTTGTCATAAACTAGCATGCTACCAAGTTAGCCACGATCTTAAGATTGTACAGTACtagcaatgtttttaaaactggTCATTAAcccctgaagaaaaaaagaaaagaaaaaaactatcatGGCATCAAATACTTAATGGTAACAATTCATAAGGTATTAGATATCAAgtctttatgttttttaattcgCTAGAGCTAGCCACTAGCGACTTAGCTTATTAGTTACGCACTATTTACAGGCATCTGCCGACTACAGCAATTTTGATTTTGTCAAACAGGAGACCGCCACCAATACGAGATTTCCTATCAGATCATTTGAGCATGTTCATTCTTCATGGGGAACAAAATGAATTTGCAGGGGAAATTTTCATTTGAAGAAGAAACGATTGGGTAGGCTAAAGCAAGTTTAAAAAAGGGACGGCCCCGACACTTTTACAAGCAGATTGGATGGGAAAATCCCTCTTAAGATGCCAAACGCCACAAGATAAATCAATCGCTCAAATGTTGCGGTTGTATAAAACGTAAAGTGGGTCCTGTTGTTTTCAGTATCGTTTGTCTTCAGGCAGTACGGCCACCATCACAGATTTTTTGCCAAAGTCCAAGATGGAGGTGGTGTGGAAGGCCATGTTGGAGAAGACCACCAGGTACTCAAACAGAGCGAAGAGCGTGTAGACTGAAGACAGCAGAAGACACAATCagatcactttttcttttttttcctgctttctGCCGTGTTTGCCTTTGAGAAtcgacattttaaaaaacagaaaattgacattaaaaaaaaacacgggtCAAGCTGTAGTGTAGACTTTCCAAAACGCCATCCAATGTCACTATTGTGTGTTGTATTTACTAGTAGGGCCTCCGAAGTTGAACGTCTCAATGGCGGTACAATTTACGGCGCCACCGTGAACGCGAGCTTGACCCGAGccttgaaaagcgctcaagtcGCGAGGGCTCACCTCCAGTCTCGCAGTGTTTGTTGTGGCGTCTGAAGAAGTACGCGGCAGCCACACAGCAGCTCAAGTTGAACAGGAGCAGGCGCACCTTCCATCTGTATGAATTCAGCTCCTGACAAGGAAAACGCGTGCGATCATTAGCGAAGCGAATGGAGAAACGCACTGCATCAAATGAAGTTGAATTTACCTCTTTGTTCACATAGTGACTCTTGATCACGTACCACAATCTGCATGTAATCAGCATGTAGAGTTGCGAGCTCACGATGAACGTGAGGAAGCCGGCTTTGTGAACAGCTGCAGAGGGAAAAGCGAGATCATTTTAAATCCACGTGGAAACTATGAATTGgcatgaaaatgcatttttgattcATGTTGCCTTAACGggaattcaaaaaaaattttaaaaaatcctgttaatcaattaatcaccttcaggccttttcacactgcacttaaccCATTTGCTGTGTATGTGCTGAGGGGGCGGTCCCACAGAatgtcaaagtaaaaaatattctacTTTTCTAGCGGTGTTGTAGTGGCGTCAGAAAGCATTTCCAATATGGCGGAGTGATTTCCGAGTGCTCTTTTGGCGGACCATTAACTCTCCAACTGCTCCTTGTCTCCTCCCCCTCATTAAAATAAGCAAAGCCAGGATTTTCTTTTGCAGCAATCAAATGCAGTCTCCTACTcatctaactctttgactgccagacgttttcagaaaagggatgccgtgggtgccagccgatttaagcatttttgactgatctttcaaggtccacagaaaattatgtgtttggactatggaaacacacatactaccaaatgaaagattggactcttatctttcatcagaaaaaaaagtttgtttctaccttattccgtttttcagtaatcaacaatagaaaatggttagtttcacctctgtttttaaaaaaaaaaaaacgtcttttaacgtctttggcactccataggattttactaaacgttaattaacgtttttggcagtca containing:
- the rhogb gene encoding ras homolog family member Gb isoform X1, whose product is MMAGVGANYATLTDVNMLQVGAIMQTIKCVVVGDGAVGKTCLLISYTTGAFPKEYIPTVFDNYSSQVTVDSRIISLNLWDTAGQEEYDRLRTLSYPQTNVFIICFSISSPASYENIKHKWHPEVSHHCPGVPILLVGTKSDLRNDADTQRKLKEQNQAPVTHHQGAALARQIQAVRYLECSALNQDGIKDVFTEAVRAYLNPEPVVTKKPCVLL
- the rhogb gene encoding ras homolog family member Gb isoform X2, whose product is MQTIKCVVVGDGAVGKTCLLISYTTGAFPKEYIPTVFDNYSSQVTVDSRIISLNLWDTAGQEEYDRLRTLSYPQTNVFIICFSISSPASYENIKHKWHPEVSHHCPGVPILLVGTKSDLRNDADTQRKLKEQNQAPVTHHQGAALARQIQAVRYLECSALNQDGIKDVFTEAVRAYLNPEPVVTKKPCVLL
- the pgap2 gene encoding acyltransferase PGAP2 isoform X1, translating into MLHLPYSSLDRDRPLIKIPFNIFVIGMLLLPVIGLILSLFISIVYHFEDANYTHCHVANYLPSISAAISRVPELYIWRFCIGLHSAPRFLLAATYFGFYRGRFVANLPELLLSWLAFLCNLAENCALLLLTYVASTEIYTVHKAGFLTFIVSSQLYMLITCRLWYVIKSHYVNKEVNSTSFDAVRFSIRFANDRTRFPCQELNSYRWKVRLLLFNLSCCVAAAYFFRRHNKHCETGVYTLFALFEYLVVFSNMAFHTTSILDFGKKSVMVAVLPEDKRY